In one window of Drosophila innubila isolate TH190305 chromosome 2L unlocalized genomic scaffold, UK_Dinn_1.0 4_B_2L, whole genome shotgun sequence DNA:
- the LOC117781168 gene encoding cytoplasmic protein NCK1 isoform X2: protein MSRRLPPDPSEAIGSAIVKYNYQAQQPDELSLTKGTRILILEKSNDGWWRGQSGNSVGWFPSNYTTEDCDNDGEIHTYAMAENVLDIVVALYSFTSNNDQELSFEKGDRLEIVDRPASDPDWYKARNNQGQVGLVPRNYLQELNDYLATPYRNTSGNAGNGNAASNGANSGNGGNPGDSMERRNEGNNKPNSQPSQPIERPNLAGKSWYYGAITRSQCDTVLNGHGHDGDFLIRDSETNMGDYSVSLKAPGRNKHFRVHVEQNMYCIGQRKFHSLDQLVDHYQRAPIYTNKQGEKLYLVRPLPKANGT, encoded by the exons ATGTCGCGACGCTTGCCCCCGGATCCGTCTGAGGCCATTGGCAGCGCCATTGTCAAGTACAATTATCAGGCCCAGCAGCCGGACGAGTTGTCGCTCACGAAAGGCACCCGCATCCTGATCCTCGAGAAGTCAAACGATGGCTGGTGGCGTGGCCAGAGTGGCAACTCTGTCGGCTGGTTCCCCAGCAACTACACAACCGAAGATTGTGATAACGATGGTGAGATACACACCTACGCCATGGCGGAGAATGTCCTTGATATTGTG GTGGCGCTCTACAGTTTCACGTCGAACAATGATCAAGAGCTGTCGTTTGAGAAGGGCGATCGCCTGGAGATTGTCGATAGGCCCGCCTCCGATCCAGACTGGTATAAGGCACGCAACAACCAGGGCCAAGTCGGTTTAGTTCCACGCAATTATCTACAAGAGTTGAACGACTACTTGGCCACACCCTATCGCAATACCAGTGGCAATGCTGGCAACGGCAATGCCGCCAGCAATGGCGCCAATTCCGGCAATGGCGGCAATCCTGGCGATTCCATGGAGCGTCGCAACGAGGGCAACAACAAACCCAACTCGCAGCCATCTCAGCCCATCGAGCGTCCCAATTTGGCGGGCAAATCGTGGTACTACGGCGCCATCACACGCAGCCAATGCGACACCGTCCTCAATGGACATGGACACGATGGTGACTTCCTTATCAGAGACAGTGAGACTAAC ATGGGCGATTATTCGGTATCCCTGAAGGCTCCCGGACGCAACAAGCACTTCCGTGTGCATGTGGAGCAGAATATGTACTGCATTGGACAGCGCAAGTTTCATTCGTTGGATCAACTGGTCGATCACTACCAAAGAGCGCCCATCTATACAAATAAGCAGGGCGAGAAGTTATATTTGGTGCGGCCGCTGCCAAAGGCCAATGGCACGTAA
- the LOC117781169 gene encoding arf-GAP domain and FG repeat-containing protein 1 isoform X1, producing MAVRKKQDDKYLLALRELVNSGAGNRQCFDCNQKGPTYVNMTIGSFVCTRCSGVLRGLTPPHRVKSISMATFTQEELDFLQAHGNELCAKTWLGLWDPKRATPQQDQRELMIDKYERKRYYLEPASPLKSLANAVNLKQTTSSNNNNNNNNDNAHNGYNGHTGHTVISQCNGYASIHLTPPTQQRTAANGLAKTASSTTAISRPQHHHHHNQNLNQHSHHDAFNGLGMGMGLGLSSLNSAGSTSTGALSDTSSCASNGFAGDSDFVADFGSANIFDATSARSTGSPAVSSASSVGSSNGYAKVQPLRAAHLQQQQQQQQHLLNGNSSENFADFEHAPIYNGVAGATLQSSQLSQSTLGQKNSPKGGSAPSADRYAALKDLDEQLRELKASEAVATVATEAPTPTNNNHSNTHIADAFGSVAAVNPFKNQQQQQQQQLLINHVVNPFQANNNNNNNNQNQNHSTHHQHHQQQQQNLYGQLTLIPNGYGSSPLQNVGQQLMQPKTAATTTTTGPHASFFNFNNNGFAVAQGLPNGCGFGSMQPAPVLAGGMSSAFNNPFAASGAINTNNPFL from the exons aCGCGGCCTGACGCCACCACATCGAGTGAAATCCATATCGATGGCCACTTTCACACAGGAAGAGCTGGACTTTCTCCAGGCGCACGGCAACGAGCTGTGTGCAAAGACGTGGCTGGGATTGTGGGATCCGAAACGGGCCACACCGCAGCAGGATCAACGTGAGCTCATGATTGATAAGTATGAGAGGAAGCGGTATTATCTGGAGCCGGCAAGTCCATTAAAATCGCTGGCCAATGCCGTCAATCTGAAGCAAACAACGTCGtccaacaataataataataataataatgataatgcacACAATGGCTACAATGGTCACACTGGCCACACTGTCATCTCGCAGTGCAATGGTTATGCCAGCATTCATCTAACACCTCCGACTCAACAGCGCACAGCAGCCAATGGTCTGGCCAAGACGGCATCCAGCACAACGGCCATCAGTCGTCcacagcatcatcatcatcacaatCAGAATCTAAATCAGCACTCGCATCATGATGCGTTCAACGGactgggtatgggtatgggtttGGGTTTGAGCAGCCTCAACAGCGCCGGCTCCACTTCCACGGGCGCCCTTTCAGATACGAGCAGCTGTGCCAGCAATGGATTCGCTGGTGACTCCGATTTTGTGGCCGACTTTGGCAGCGCCAACATTTTTGATGCCACCTCGGCGCGTTCCACTGGCTCGCCGGCTGTCTCCTCGGCCAGTTCCGTTGGCTCCAGCAATGGTTATGCCAAAGTTCAGCCCCTTAGAGCGGCACAtctccagcaacaacaacagcagcagcaacatttgctCAATGGAAACAGCTCAGAGAATTTTGCGGATTTCGAGCACGCGCCCATCTACAATGGAGTTGCAG GCGCCACACTGCAGAGCAGTCAGCTCAGTCAGTCGACGTTGGGTCAGAAGAACAGCCCCAAGGGAGGCAGTGCACCCAGCGCGGATCGCTATGCGGCACTCAAGGACCTCGATGAGCAGCTGCGTGAGTTGAAGGCCAGTGAAgcagttgccacagttgccacagaggcgccaacgccaacgaacaacaaccacagcaacacacacattgcCGACGCCTTTGGCAGTGTTG CAGCTGTTAATCCTTTCAagaaccaacagcaacagcaacagcagcagttgctcaTCAACCACGTGGTGAATCCTTTTCaggcaaacaacaataacaacaacaacaaccagaaccAGAACCACAGCacacatcatcaacatcatcaacaacaacagcagaatcTCTATGGTCAGCTGACGCTTATACCAAATGGCTATGGCAGCAGTCCCCTTCAGAATGTTGGCCAACAGTTGATGCAaccaaaaacagcagcaacaacaacaacaacggggcCACATGCCagtttctttaatttcaataataatggCTTTGCTGTCGCGCAGGGGCTGCCCAATGGCTGTGGATTTGGCAGCATGCAGCCAGCTCCTGTCCTGGCCGGCGGAATGTCCAGCGCTTTTAATAACCCATTTGCA GCCAGCGGCGCCATCAATACCAATAATCCATTTTTATGA
- the LOC117781169 gene encoding arf-GAP domain and FG repeat-containing protein 1 isoform X2: protein MAVRKKQDDKYLLALRELVNSGAGNRQCFDCNQKGPTYVNMTIGSFVCTRCSGVLRGLTPPHRVKSISMATFTQEELDFLQAHGNELCAKTWLGLWDPKRATPQQDQRELMIDKYERKRYYLEPASPLKSLANAVNLKQTTSSNNNNNNNNDNAHNGYNGHTGHTVISQCNGYASIHLTPPTQQRTAANGLAKTASSTTAISRPQHHHHHNQNLNQHSHHDAFNGLGMGMGLGLSSLNSAGSTSTGALSDTSSCASNGFAGDSDFVADFGSANIFDATSARSTGSPAVSSASSVGSSNGYAKVQPLRAAHLQQQQQQQQHLLNGNSSENFADFEHAPIYNGVAGATLQSSQLSQSTLGQKNSPKGGSAPSADRYAALKDLDEQLRELKASEAVATVATEAPTPTNNNHSNTHIADAFGSVAVNPFKNQQQQQQQQLLINHVVNPFQANNNNNNNNQNQNHSTHHQHHQQQQQNLYGQLTLIPNGYGSSPLQNVGQQLMQPKTAATTTTTGPHASFFNFNNNGFAVAQGLPNGCGFGSMQPAPVLAGGMSSAFNNPFAASGAINTNNPFL, encoded by the exons aCGCGGCCTGACGCCACCACATCGAGTGAAATCCATATCGATGGCCACTTTCACACAGGAAGAGCTGGACTTTCTCCAGGCGCACGGCAACGAGCTGTGTGCAAAGACGTGGCTGGGATTGTGGGATCCGAAACGGGCCACACCGCAGCAGGATCAACGTGAGCTCATGATTGATAAGTATGAGAGGAAGCGGTATTATCTGGAGCCGGCAAGTCCATTAAAATCGCTGGCCAATGCCGTCAATCTGAAGCAAACAACGTCGtccaacaataataataataataataatgataatgcacACAATGGCTACAATGGTCACACTGGCCACACTGTCATCTCGCAGTGCAATGGTTATGCCAGCATTCATCTAACACCTCCGACTCAACAGCGCACAGCAGCCAATGGTCTGGCCAAGACGGCATCCAGCACAACGGCCATCAGTCGTCcacagcatcatcatcatcacaatCAGAATCTAAATCAGCACTCGCATCATGATGCGTTCAACGGactgggtatgggtatgggtttGGGTTTGAGCAGCCTCAACAGCGCCGGCTCCACTTCCACGGGCGCCCTTTCAGATACGAGCAGCTGTGCCAGCAATGGATTCGCTGGTGACTCCGATTTTGTGGCCGACTTTGGCAGCGCCAACATTTTTGATGCCACCTCGGCGCGTTCCACTGGCTCGCCGGCTGTCTCCTCGGCCAGTTCCGTTGGCTCCAGCAATGGTTATGCCAAAGTTCAGCCCCTTAGAGCGGCACAtctccagcaacaacaacagcagcagcaacatttgctCAATGGAAACAGCTCAGAGAATTTTGCGGATTTCGAGCACGCGCCCATCTACAATGGAGTTGCAG GCGCCACACTGCAGAGCAGTCAGCTCAGTCAGTCGACGTTGGGTCAGAAGAACAGCCCCAAGGGAGGCAGTGCACCCAGCGCGGATCGCTATGCGGCACTCAAGGACCTCGATGAGCAGCTGCGTGAGTTGAAGGCCAGTGAAgcagttgccacagttgccacagaggcgccaacgccaacgaacaacaaccacagcaacacacacattgcCGACGCCTTTGGCAGTGTTG CTGTTAATCCTTTCAagaaccaacagcaacagcaacagcagcagttgctcaTCAACCACGTGGTGAATCCTTTTCaggcaaacaacaataacaacaacaacaaccagaaccAGAACCACAGCacacatcatcaacatcatcaacaacaacagcagaatcTCTATGGTCAGCTGACGCTTATACCAAATGGCTATGGCAGCAGTCCCCTTCAGAATGTTGGCCAACAGTTGATGCAaccaaaaacagcagcaacaacaacaacaacggggcCACATGCCagtttctttaatttcaataataatggCTTTGCTGTCGCGCAGGGGCTGCCCAATGGCTGTGGATTTGGCAGCATGCAGCCAGCTCCTGTCCTGGCCGGCGGAATGTCCAGCGCTTTTAATAACCCATTTGCA GCCAGCGGCGCCATCAATACCAATAATCCATTTTTATGA
- the LOC117781168 gene encoding cytoplasmic protein NCK1 isoform X1 — MLEYPQRFARNIPNSNSSTGHNTGATTTTAGATPPQLPQHQNYQSYQSYQNSYRQLANGSSPAHHQRQSSLSQQQHQQQQHQLQQQQQQQQLQHHRTLSTASSCSAQHKSVTFGQTASSSSTLIDYPLSSVNGSGSNSNSSSGNSSSCSGAGAGAGANAGNNAATQSMAGNMKHGKSQEDVCYVVAKYDYAAQGAQELDLRKNERYLLLDDSKHWWRVQNNRNQSGYVPSNYVKKEKPSLFDSIKKKVKKGSGSKTLPNCSPSRQIESPTMSRRLPPDPSEAIGSAIVKYNYQAQQPDELSLTKGTRILILEKSNDGWWRGQSGNSVGWFPSNYTTEDCDNDGEIHTYAMAENVLDIVVALYSFTSNNDQELSFEKGDRLEIVDRPASDPDWYKARNNQGQVGLVPRNYLQELNDYLATPYRNTSGNAGNGNAASNGANSGNGGNPGDSMERRNEGNNKPNSQPSQPIERPNLAGKSWYYGAITRSQCDTVLNGHGHDGDFLIRDSETNMGDYSVSLKAPGRNKHFRVHVEQNMYCIGQRKFHSLDQLVDHYQRAPIYTNKQGEKLYLVRPLPKANGT; from the exons ATGTTGGAATACCCACAGCGATTTGCGCGCAACATCCCCAATTCCAATTCCTCCACTGGACACAACactggagcaacaacaacaacagcaggagcaacaCCACCGCAGCTGCCACAGCATCAAAACTATCAAAGCTATCAGAGCTATCAGAATTCATATCGTCAACTGGCAAATGGCTCGTCACCAGCTCATCACCAGCGTCAATCGTCGCtgtcacagcagcaacatcaacagcagcaacatcagctgcagcaacaacaacaacaacaacagctgcaacatcaTCGCACACTATCGACAGCATCCAGTTGCAGTGCCCAGCACAAAAGTGTCACCTTCGGACAGACagcgtcatcatcatcgacaCTCATCGATTATCCCCTGAGCAGCGTTAACGGCAGCggtagcaacagcaacagcagcagcggtaACTCCTCCAGTTGCAGTggagcgggagcgggagcAGGAGCAAACGCTGGCAACAACGCTGCAACACAATCAATGGCGGGCAACATGAAGCACG GAAAATCTCAGGAAGACGTCTGCTACGTGGTAGCGAAGTACGATTATGCAGCCCAGGGGGCCCAGGAGCTGGATCTGCGGAAGAACGAGCGTTATTTGCTATTGGATGACTCGAAGCATTGGTGGCGTGTCCAGAACAATCGCAATCAGTCGGGTTATGTGCCCAGCAACTATGTGAAGAAGGAGAAGCCTTCGCTCTTCGACAG TATCAAGAAGAAGGTGAAAAAGGGATCAGGCTCGAAGACGCTGCCCAATTGTTCGCCCTCACGTCAAATCGAGAGTCCAACCATGTCGCGACGCTTGCCCCCGGATCCGTCTGAGGCCATTGGCAGCGCCATTGTCAAGTACAATTATCAGGCCCAGCAGCCGGACGAGTTGTCGCTCACGAAAGGCACCCGCATCCTGATCCTCGAGAAGTCAAACGATGGCTGGTGGCGTGGCCAGAGTGGCAACTCTGTCGGCTGGTTCCCCAGCAACTACACAACCGAAGATTGTGATAACGATGGTGAGATACACACCTACGCCATGGCGGAGAATGTCCTTGATATTGTG GTGGCGCTCTACAGTTTCACGTCGAACAATGATCAAGAGCTGTCGTTTGAGAAGGGCGATCGCCTGGAGATTGTCGATAGGCCCGCCTCCGATCCAGACTGGTATAAGGCACGCAACAACCAGGGCCAAGTCGGTTTAGTTCCACGCAATTATCTACAAGAGTTGAACGACTACTTGGCCACACCCTATCGCAATACCAGTGGCAATGCTGGCAACGGCAATGCCGCCAGCAATGGCGCCAATTCCGGCAATGGCGGCAATCCTGGCGATTCCATGGAGCGTCGCAACGAGGGCAACAACAAACCCAACTCGCAGCCATCTCAGCCCATCGAGCGTCCCAATTTGGCGGGCAAATCGTGGTACTACGGCGCCATCACACGCAGCCAATGCGACACCGTCCTCAATGGACATGGACACGATGGTGACTTCCTTATCAGAGACAGTGAGACTAAC ATGGGCGATTATTCGGTATCCCTGAAGGCTCCCGGACGCAACAAGCACTTCCGTGTGCATGTGGAGCAGAATATGTACTGCATTGGACAGCGCAAGTTTCATTCGTTGGATCAACTGGTCGATCACTACCAAAGAGCGCCCATCTATACAAATAAGCAGGGCGAGAAGTTATATTTGGTGCGGCCGCTGCCAAAGGCCAATGGCACGTAA